A genome region from Melospiza melodia melodia isolate bMelMel2 chromosome 28, bMelMel2.pri, whole genome shotgun sequence includes the following:
- the SPDEF gene encoding SAM pointed domain-containing Ets transcription factor produces MGSASPGLPALPPGRLSWPDPALLPPPRDPEPRRWGCPESPSPPGTPEQPLPAFCLHYFDMLYPEDAAWAAKGTGEPAPSSGQGGRDEARKEPEQCPIIDSQGLGLGTEGDLQDSLHLEEHSLEQVQSMVVGEVLKDIETACKLLNIAADPMDWSPGNVQKWILWTEHQYRLPQIGKSFQELSGKDLCAMSEEQFCQRSPACGDILHAHLDIWKSAAWMKEKAAPGDVRYCGGDTGWADSEVDSSCAGQPIHLWQFLKELLLKPHNYGRFIRWLNKDKGIFKIEDSAQVARLWGIRKNRPAMNYDKLSRSIRQYYKKGIIRKPDISQRLVYQFVHPV; encoded by the exons atgggcagtgccagccccgggCTGCCCGCTCTGCCCCCCGGCCGCCTCTCCTGGCCGGACCCCGCGCTGCTGCCGCCCCCCCGGGACCCCGAACCCCGGCGCTGGGGGTGCCCCGAGAGCCCcagcccccccgggacccccgagcagcccctgccagccttctGCCTGCACTACTTCGACATGCTGTACCCGGAGGACGCGGCCTGGGCCGCCAAGGGCACCGGGGAGCCGGCCCCGAGCAGCGGGCAGGGCGGGCGGGACGAGGCGAGGAAGGAGCCGGAGCAGTGTCCCATCATCGacagccaggggctggggctgggcaccgAGGGGGACCTGCAGGACAGCCTGCACCTGGAGGAGCACTCGCTGGAGCAGGTGCAGAGCATGGTGGTGGGCGAGGTGCTCAAGGACATCGAGACAGCCTGCAAGCTGCTCAACATCGCCGCAG ACCCCATGGACTGGAGCCCCGGCAATGTGCAGAAGTGGATCCTGTGGACGGAGCACCAGTACCGGCTGCCGCAGATCGGGAAGTCCTTCCAGGAGCTGTCGGGAAAGGACCTGTGTGCCATGTCCGAGGAGCAGTTCTGCCAGCGCTCCCCCGCCTGCGGCGACATCCTGCACGCCCACCTCGACATCTGGAAGTCCG CCGCCTGGATGAAGGAGAAGGCTGCCCCCGGAGATGTCAGATACTGCG GAGGTGACACCGGCTGGGCCGACAGCGAGGTGGACTCGTCCTGTGCCGGCCAACCCATCCACCTGTGGCAGTTCctcaaggagctgctgctgaagcCGCACAACTACGGCCGCTTCATCCGCTGGCTCAACAAGGACAAAG GCATCTTCAAGATCGAGGACTCGGCGCAGGTGGCGCGGCTGTGGGGCATCCGCAAGAACCGCCCGGCCATGAACTACGACAAGCTGAGCCGCTCCATCCGGCAGTACTACAAGAAAGGGATCATCCGCAAGCCCGACATCTCCCAGCGCCTCGTCTACCAGTTCGTGCACCCGGTGTGA